ACGTATGCAAGTCTTTTTTGAAAAACCACTTAAAGCTAATGGTGGTAAAGCTAATATAAGTATGGATTTTGAATTTAAAATTCCAGAAAAAGGCATGGATAGAATGGGAAGATTAGAAGTTGAAGACGGTGTGATTTATGCTTTAGCTCAATGGTATCCAAAAATGGTAACCTTTGATGATATTAATGGTTGGAACGTTATGCCTTATCTCGGTGCAGGAGAATTTTATTTAGAATACGGAAATTTTGAATATTCTGTAACTGCTCCAAGAGAATATATCGTTGTTGGTTCTGGAGAATTGCAAAACCCAAAAGAGGTTCTGACAAAACAACAACAAAGAAGATTAGATAAAGCTAAGCAATCAGACAAAACACAATTCATTATTAAGCCAAACGAAGTCGGTCAAACTGATAAAATCAGGACTGATGGTGATAACTTTACGTGGAAATTTAAAATACAAAACTCAAGAGACGTTGCCTTTGCGACCTCAAAAGCCTTTATATGGGATGCCGCAAAAATCAATTTACCAAATGGTAAAAAAGCCTTAGCCCAATCTGCATATCCTAAAGAAAGCTATGGCGAAGATGCTTGGGAACGTTCTACCGAATATACAAAAGTCGCCATCGAGCATTATTCTATAAAATGGTTTCCATATCCCTACAAAAATGCAGTTAACGTTGCCAGTAATGTTGGTGGTATGGAATATCCTGGCATTGTATTTTGTAGCTATAAATCAAAAGGTGAAAGCCTATGGGGCGTTACCGATCATGAATTTGGACACATTTGGTTTCCTATGATTGTTGGCAGTAACGAAAGACGACATGCCTGGATGGATGAGGGTTTCAATACTTTTATCAACCTCTACTCTACTGATGCATTCAATGATGGTGAATATCCTAACCGAATGCTAATGGCTAAGCAAAGTCTGATTCCGTGGTTTTTAAGTCCAAATAGAGAAGCTATCAGCACTTTCCCTGACGTTGTACAAACGCAAAACTTAGGCATTGTAGCTTACTATAAACCTGCTTTAGGTTTATATATTTTAAGAGAATATATTCTCGGTTCTGAACGATTTGATTTTGCATTTAAAAGCTACATCAAAGCTTGGGCATACAAACACCCTACACCAACAGATTTCTTTAATATCATAGAAAATGCCGCAGGAGAAAACCTAAGCTGGTTTTTTAAAGCTTGGTTTTATGGTAATGATAATATTGACTTAGCCGTCAATAAAGTTGAAAAATCTGAAATAGGTTATAAAATTGAATTTGAAAATTTTGGTATCCCAATGCCTGTTGTTTATAATGTCTATTACCAAGATGGAAGCAAAGATGAATTAAGGTTACCTGTTGAAATTTGGCAAAGAGGTGATACTTGGACTACAGCTATAAAAACCGACAAAACGATAAAAAAAGTTGTGATTGATCCTAATCGTATTTTACTTGATGTTAAGCCTGACAACAACCGTTGGGAAACTGAGTGATAAAGCCTTTAGAATCAATTCAGAGTTCAAACATGTTTTGATATTATTTTAGATTATGGCTTTAAGTAATATTCTATGGGTATTTTTAGGTGGAGGCATCGGAAGTGTTTTACGCTTTGTCGTTACAAAAACTTTTAGCCAAATATTTGCTAACTTGTATTGGGGTACATTAAGCGTTAATCTTGTTGGGAGTTTATTAATAGGTTTATTGATAGGTTTTGAAATTAAATCAATCCTACATCAACCGATATTGCTTTTACTCGCAACAGGGTTTTGTGGTGGCTTTACTACATTTTCAGCATTTAGTTTAGAAAGTTTAAACTTGATTAAATCTGGACAATATCTGTACGCAACATCCTATATTCTAATCAGTATTATTCTCGGAATCATAGCTGTTGGTTTAGGATTTTATCTTGCAAGACAAATATAAAATCAAAAATATGTAATGATGAATATTGTATTTATTGAACCCTTTCGGCATCAACTCCTGCCACTGACTTATACTAAGCCTGTTTCTGAGATAAGATGTGGGATTTTGAAAATGAAAGAAAAATGGGAAAAAAGATTACCTGAAGCTGATTTTTCTAATTTGACAGAAAATTACCTTAAAACCCTTTGGCCAAGCCAAATCGAAAAGGATAATATTTTTGTAAATGCCTCTGTTTTTCCAACTCCAAAGTTGATTGATCATATTACAAAATTAAAATCTAATCAAGCACTTTTTTCCGATGATGTGGTTGTCGCCTACAGATCTGATGCACCTGAAAAATACAATGAAGTTTTAAAATTCAAAGATAAGCTTAAATTTTTAAAATGGCTTTGGGATATTTTTGCTTTCAATCATGAAGCTATTACTGATGATTTCAAACTCATAACCCAAAACAGAGTTTCTGAGCCAATTCCAGAGCATATTTTAGCTATTAATCCCAATCAAATATTTATTGAAAAGGGCGCAAAACTTATCAATGGTACTTTAAATGCTTTGGATGGTCCAATTTATATTGGTAAAGATACAGAAGTTATGGAATCCGTAAATATTCGTGGTCCTTTTGCATTATGTGAAAATGCAGTTGTAAAAATGGGGGCAAAAATTTATACAGGAACCACCATCAGACTTTTTTCTAAAGTTGGTGGCGAAGTAAGCAATTCCGTCATTCAAGGATTTTCAAATAAAGGTCATGATGGTTTTTTAGGAAATTCTGTTATTGGAGAATGGTGCAATCTTGGAGCCGATACCAACACATCTAACTTGAAAAACAATTATGCATCAGTAAAATTGTGGAACTATAATCAAGAGAAATTTGTTGATACTGGTTTACAGTTTTGTGGACTTATCATGGGCGATCATTCTAAATGCGGTATCAATACCATGTTTAATACTGGAACTGTAGTTGGTGTAAGTGCTAATATTTTTGGCGAAGGTTTTCCTCGAAATTTTATACCAAGTTTTAGTTGGGGTGGCAAAAATGGTTTTATCACCTATAAATTTGAAAAAGCACTTGAAGTTGCAGAGATTGTCATGAAAAGACGTAACAAAAAGTTAAATGATTATGATGTTGATATATTAAAAAGCGTCTTTGAAATTTCTCAACAGTATAGACAACATTGAAACACTTTCTATAAAAAGGAATAACCTATAGCTAATGTGAAATTACCATTTTTACCGTCGCTATTTTCAAAAACATCAGTTAGACCAAAAACATAACGGACATCAGCTCTCAAACCGAATGGCAAGTCAACACCTAATCCAGCTGCACCAGACAAATCAAAACTTTTAGTTTCAAGAAGGTTCGGAAGGTTGTCATCAATAAGGAAACCAAATTGTGGCCCAAGTTGAACATTTAAACCTCCAATCAGATAATATTTCAGTAAAACAGGCACATTGATATAATCTAAATCAATGTCTGAATCTTCAAATTCTGCACCTTGTCGTGAATAAAGCAATTCTGCTTGTAAACCAATTTTACTGATTTTAGTTCCTACAAAAAAACCAGCATTGAAACCAGTTTTGTTATCAAAACCACTGACATCACTTAAAGTTGAAAAATTAGCCCCAATTTTGACCCCTAAATCAATTTTTTGTGCATGAGTTAGTTGTGCAGTAATCAATATAGCAAAAAGAATTTTTAAGATTTTCATAGTTTTTAAATTTTGGTTTTGTCCAGATAAGTTATCGTGCTAATTTAAGATTAAATCTTCAACATAATGAGTTATAAATGTTATTTTAAATGTCGCATAAATATCTCCTTAAAACACAAGTCGGTATCATACTTTTTATCAACAATATTATTCATTCAAATCGGTATTACATTTACACAAAAAGAACTAATAGCAACAACCTTTTTCTGACAGTAGTTAAAACTAAATCTCAAATATAATCAATAAATATCCAAATTTGATAATTTCTATGGTTTCTAATTTAGAATTTCAACATCAAAATCTTTATTGTATTTGATAATATATAAGCCTTGGTTATGATAAACATCTTCCATAAAGGCTTGATTATAGCTAAAACGATTTTCGGTATATTCTGTATAAAGTTTTAGAGTTTTTGGATCTTTTAAATCACCATCGTAGGCTAATCTCAAAAGAATATCATAAGTCATATCAAAAGCCCTAGTTACATATTTGTTTGGAGCATAACCATATTCTTTAATAAAGTTTTGTATAAAATCATTGCTTTCAAGTACTTCATTTTTGGAAGTGCTGACATAGGTAAATGACAAAGCACAAAGAGCCGCATTATTGATAACTTCGCCAAAAGCCTCATTTCGGTCTGAAGTTAGCAATTTGATGTTATAGCCTGCTATATCTTCATCTTGACTTTTATTCAAACTATACAAATGATTTATTACACTTTCTGAAACTCCAATCTGATCGGTTTCTAAAATAACCATGTTGTCTTTTTCAGAATTTAACAATTCCTTGAGAGCATCTTTTTCGACAAAGGGTTTATCAACTTTAAAAAACCTCGCATTAGGGAAAGTATATTTATATTTATCATAAGTTTCTTTTGAAGCACTGTCTATGATAAAAACAAGTTGGGTTTGATCAGTGAAAGTACTATCTATATAAGTAATTAATGTTTCGGTTTTTAAATTTTGTTTAGGTAAAGTGTTAAAGACAAAAGATGATGCATTTTGAGATTTTGAGATAGGTATAAATACAGGAATATTTCGAGTAGAATTATGTTTACTCAGTAGCTCGACATTTGAATTTGTGATTGGTCCAATAATAGCATCTCGATCGTTTAAGTCATTAGCTGTTAAGATAGACTCTAAAACTAAAGCATCTTTTTTGGTATCAAATATTTTTAAATCCGTATAAATTCCTTTTGATTTTGCATAATCTATAGCCCATTTCACGCCTTGATAGATATCTAATGAAATACTAAAAAGCTTATTTTTTTTGATGACAGTTTGTGGTTCAACACTGACACTATCTTTTTTAAACTGATCTAAAGAAAATGGTAAAAAAAGTGCTAGTTTTTTTTCGTTATAGTTTTGAACATAATTTTCTAAATTGATAATTTTATTTTCAGTAATCTCAGTGATTTGCTTGGGTAATTTTATTATCATCCCAGCTTTTAAACCTTCTCTTCTTACAATTGGATTTAGCTTATAAATTATATCTTCACTCACTTTAAACTCTTTGGTTAAGCTGTATAAAGTTTGATGTCTAGGAACTTCATAATATTGCAAATCTATTGCCAAAATATCAAGATTAGAATTTTCTTCTTCTGCTGAATAGCTTGGTATAACTTTGACTAATTGTCCAGTTTGAACCTCTATTATATTTTGATTGAGACTGTCAAAAGCTTTGATGCTCATACCGTATTTTGAAGCGATATCGGCTTTTTTTTCTCCTGGTAAAACAATATGTTTAAAAGCCGAAAAATTTGAGTTTTTTATACTTTGGTTAAAATCTATTTTTTGATATTCCTCAGGCAATTTATAGGCGGGTAATTTTAAGACTTCACCTGCCTGAAGTTCTCTATCATATAGGTTAGGATTAAAGGCTTTGATATCTGCAATACTTAAATTAAAACTTTTTGAAATACTATATAAAGTCTCTTTTGTTTTTACCCTGTAGCGAAGAAAACCAAAATTTTTAGACTCTGCTTTTGGAATCACTATTTTTTGCTGACCAATAGCTTTTGTGTTTTTTAAATCGGGATTATATTTAAGTAACAAATCTAATGAAATGTTATTGGCTTGTGCAATACTTTGTGGTGTATCGTCTGGTTTGACATCATACACTACATAGTTTTGAGCCTGAACAATTTTCAGACTCATTAAAATAAAGAAAGTAAAACAATATTTAAACTTCATACTTATTCCCATTCAATTGTTGATGGTGGTTTTGAACTGATGTCATAAACCACACGATTAACGCCTTTGACTTGATTGATAATTTTATTAGAAACACTTTGCAAAAATTTGTAGGGCAAATCTACCCAATC
This genomic window from Flavobacterium sp. CS20 contains:
- a CDS encoding M1 family metallopeptidase, with the translated sequence MKSYKFFLCSFLFVAFWTSNVKAQDVNPNNQELFSEFKDRTGNSYRSANGVPGPEYWQNQANYKIDVSLNPENHKIKGQVKIEYINNSPFDLDYAWLFLEQNRFTPTSRGTLTTPLDGNRYDGDIDGGYSLSNIKVETNGTSSSKHIINDTRMQVFFEKPLKANGGKANISMDFEFKIPEKGMDRMGRLEVEDGVIYALAQWYPKMVTFDDINGWNVMPYLGAGEFYLEYGNFEYSVTAPREYIVVGSGELQNPKEVLTKQQQRRLDKAKQSDKTQFIIKPNEVGQTDKIRTDGDNFTWKFKIQNSRDVAFATSKAFIWDAAKINLPNGKKALAQSAYPKESYGEDAWERSTEYTKVAIEHYSIKWFPYPYKNAVNVASNVGGMEYPGIVFCSYKSKGESLWGVTDHEFGHIWFPMIVGSNERRHAWMDEGFNTFINLYSTDAFNDGEYPNRMLMAKQSLIPWFLSPNREAISTFPDVVQTQNLGIVAYYKPALGLYILREYILGSERFDFAFKSYIKAWAYKHPTPTDFFNIIENAAGENLSWFFKAWFYGNDNIDLAVNKVEKSEIGYKIEFENFGIPMPVVYNVYYQDGSKDELRLPVEIWQRGDTWTTAIKTDKTIKKVVIDPNRILLDVKPDNNRWETE
- the crcB gene encoding fluoride efflux transporter CrcB; the protein is MALSNILWVFLGGGIGSVLRFVVTKTFSQIFANLYWGTLSVNLVGSLLIGLLIGFEIKSILHQPILLLLATGFCGGFTTFSAFSLESLNLIKSGQYLYATSYILISIILGIIAVGLGFYLARQI
- a CDS encoding GlmU family protein, whose translation is MNIVFIEPFRHQLLPLTYTKPVSEIRCGILKMKEKWEKRLPEADFSNLTENYLKTLWPSQIEKDNIFVNASVFPTPKLIDHITKLKSNQALFSDDVVVAYRSDAPEKYNEVLKFKDKLKFLKWLWDIFAFNHEAITDDFKLITQNRVSEPIPEHILAINPNQIFIEKGAKLINGTLNALDGPIYIGKDTEVMESVNIRGPFALCENAVVKMGAKIYTGTTIRLFSKVGGEVSNSVIQGFSNKGHDGFLGNSVIGEWCNLGADTNTSNLKNNYASVKLWNYNQEKFVDTGLQFCGLIMGDHSKCGINTMFNTGTVVGVSANIFGEGFPRNFIPSFSWGGKNGFITYKFEKALEVAEIVMKRRNKKLNDYDVDILKSVFEISQQYRQH
- a CDS encoding porin family protein yields the protein MKILKILFAILITAQLTHAQKIDLGVKIGANFSTLSDVSGFDNKTGFNAGFFVGTKISKIGLQAELLYSRQGAEFEDSDIDLDYINVPVLLKYYLIGGLNVQLGPQFGFLIDDNLPNLLETKSFDLSGAAGLGVDLPFGLRADVRYVFGLTDVFENSDGKNGNFTLAIGYSFL
- a CDS encoding LysM peptidoglycan-binding domain-containing protein, with the protein product MSLKIVQAQNYVVYDVKPDDTPQSIAQANNISLDLLLKYNPDLKNTKAIGQQKIVIPKAESKNFGFLRYRVKTKETLYSISKSFNLSIADIKAFNPNLYDRELQAGEVLKLPAYKLPEEYQKIDFNQSIKNSNFSAFKHIVLPGEKKADIASKYGMSIKAFDSLNQNIIEVQTGQLVKVIPSYSAEEENSNLDILAIDLQYYEVPRHQTLYSLTKEFKVSEDIIYKLNPIVRREGLKAGMIIKLPKQITEITENKIINLENYVQNYNEKKLALFLPFSLDQFKKDSVSVEPQTVIKKNKLFSISLDIYQGVKWAIDYAKSKGIYTDLKIFDTKKDALVLESILTANDLNDRDAIIGPITNSNVELLSKHNSTRNIPVFIPISKSQNASSFVFNTLPKQNLKTETLITYIDSTFTDQTQLVFIIDSASKETYDKYKYTFPNARFFKVDKPFVEKDALKELLNSEKDNMVILETDQIGVSESVINHLYSLNKSQDEDIAGYNIKLLTSDRNEAFGEVINNAALCALSFTYVSTSKNEVLESNDFIQNFIKEYGYAPNKYVTRAFDMTYDILLRLAYDGDLKDPKTLKLYTEYTENRFSYNQAFMEDVYHNQGLYIIKYNKDFDVEILN